TAATGACGAAAATATTGAGGGAAACTTGTTGAACAAGTTGCATACTCACTTGAACTCTAACAACTGACTGCTAATATAGTCTAGAATGCATATCCAAGTTGTTGATCTTGCATCAGACCAATCTTGGCCCTCAAAGTGTTCTCGGTCCTAGATCAGGACCCTTGAATGGGCCTGATTTCTGATTGACCACCTTGTGGTCTTGGATGCATCGCTACTTCAACCATCATTGGCTAGCAAGTCAGAGTAATAACTAATATTAACTAATATTGTCTCGCAAGTGACATCTTTTCCTCTATTGTTTCCTTTTTAACCACAACATTGTGAATACAATTTCTTCTCCTTGTACTTGTAATGCCATTAAAGAATTTTGTGTTTTTGTTGCCTTCTTTTTACCAAACTTGCCTGGGATATTTGATGCCATTTTATTTCGTCCTGTTTCATATTCTTTTTGAGTTCAGTATATGATGCTCCAAAACATCTTCTTCTTGCGTGGGCTCCTCTTCTTCTATTGTTAATTTGAATGGACTTTAGTAATCTGGTCTTCTCTTCCTAAATCAAACCAACCTTGATCCTTCCCATTCTTAAATCTCGCCTTTAAGCAGTTTTAGCTTCATCATAAGCTTGAAACCAAGTAACCAACATATCGCTCCACATTGAAGCTAGATcatcatttttaatttatttttttagtgatgaAATTACTTTATTCTACAGACGCAAGCTCAAGTTGAAAGGGATTGGGTCCCACAATTGCTCGGTGGATTCAAAAAGAGTTGGACAATGATCAAACATGGCCGAGCCAAACCATGTTGAATGGCACGTGAAAATAATTTTTCCTATTCAGCGGAGACAATGATCAATCCTTGATATTGGCACCCTCTTGTTGATTAGACCATGTATATTTAACATCAATATGAGGAAATTCAATGAGATTGTCCTTCcactatttttgaaaattcattgatGCTTCTAGGAGTAATGGAGCCATTCATCTTCTCATAGGGATGCCTCGCTATGTTAAAGTTCCACCTAAACACTACttccaataccattcaattcctctCATAACTGAGGCGAGTGTTCGGATCATTTGTGCCATAAACACCCATGAAAACCCAATGATGATCCGAGTTGACACTTTTGAACTAAACTGAGATTGAGAAATGACCAACATACTATTCCTCCTTGAAAATCAAATATGAATCTCACACTGCCAGGATACTGCTAGAAGCTCTTATGTCACCCAATGAGACCCAATCGCAAAATTTCCTCCCAAACCAAGCAGGTAAAAGATCTATCATAATTCTCTTTCTTGGTTTCCTCCGAAGCAGCCAATTGAATTTTCTATAACCTGCAAAATGCTTATTTTGGCTCCTTTTATTCAGGCACCCCATCCCTCTTACATTCCATGAGAGTCTTCATATGGCACCACTGATATTCTCCCTTCCCTACCTTCAGCCTCTTGAATCTTTGCTCGATCCGTTAGGAGCCAGTATGCTTCCAGAGCCATCACCAGAACCTTGCATGATCTCCCTAACCCAGTTGTCCTAGTTGATTGAAGAGGATAAGTTTAGGCATTCCCTCTTACCTTTCTTTGCACTCACTAGAGTTTGGGCTTGCTTCTCCTTGTTGATTCTATCCCTTTCTTCCACTAAACAGAATAAGGCTTCCATGTTGTCATTGCTTTCTCTTAATGACAACCTCACCATTCTCCCCACTTTATGGATCACATCACTTACCCATTGCATTATACGAGCATCAGCTTACCTTACTTCTGCCACCTGGCTAGATGCCAAATTAGTGTTTTCCTTGTCAGAGATCTGCTCCATCATTTCTACCTAGAGTGCCCAACATTTGATCTGGTTTAATGCCTCAAATGGGCACTGGACAAATAATGAGATTGTAACTATTGTGCTCCTAATCAACTGTACACCCAAAAAGTTGTGATCAAACGCCTATACATGCATTGTCGAGGAAGACCTTGATTAGGAGCAGAGCACTCTAGATTTGCTGTTGTTGCTTCAGTGCTATCAAACCCTGATAAAGAAACAGTTTCCATAACAGAAGTAGGATCGTGATTGAATGCTTCCATCATAAGATCCGTAGGACTCTGAGACATTCTCTATTTACCTCCCTTTGCACGTCTTTGAAGTGTTGACAATTCCTGCTATATCGTCCACACCTGAGAGCCCCGACTTGCATTTCAAGCTGTGGCTTGCATGCTCCAGATTTAGCAGCATACATATATCTTTACCTGTTGAAACAACGATGCCCATCACTGGACCAACAAACATCTTACCATTAGCTAATGAGTCTGAGGGCCCGCCTGACGATATGTCGATATATACCTTGAACTTAGAGGGCTCCTTTTGCATTGCCAAGCCCTTGAGACACTCCCTGTCCTTGTCACAGGAACTACAACCCATCCTTAGAACTTGAGCGCACCTTTTGAGCTAGTTGTATCTATGGATGACAGTTGTCACCTTCACATGTGCTTGCAACCGACCTTTTGAGCTAGTTGTATCTATGGATGACAGTTGTCACCTTCACATGTGCTTGCAACCGACAATTTGAAAATTGAAAGGCTGTTTGTTTTATCTGCTGACACACTTGCTGATTGTTGCTGTGTGGCCCTGGGGTCCTTGTTCAGTGGATTGCAGGCTACTAAAACTGGTACACCTTCATCTCCTCAGAATTATCCATCGCATTCTATGATAGCGGGGGGGCCTCCTCCCGATTGAGCTCATCTCCACACCAGCATGTGTCACCTTTCTAGCTACTTCCCTTCCATGTCACGCTGTTTCACTACTGACACCCTTTTGCCAAGAGATCCTCCTGAAATCCTTGTGCTCACGCACTACAAATCAGGCATCTGAGTTCCTTTTTGTCATGAATAGTTGCATTacccagtgttgtcaaaatcctactatttacgatttgagttgaatcttaagcaaaatgatttgaatacCACCTTGAAtgcctttttatatgaatcctatgatttgaatcccatgatttacgatttaaattatacttgttctcttctattttaagcttcacttggctttcattttatgtttttaaattggtggggtctttaagaatcatttagaaaaaaaaactttttaaaaagaaaagaaaaaagaagaagagagaatcgTTTAGAAACAGTAAATTATgctattttcttctttctaagagattaaatgatatatattctcttcaaggTTAAATCGTATAgctttttttttaagaaagaatTATTTAGAAAAGGTAAGTTATGCTATTTTGTTCTTTCTAAgagataaaatgatatatattttcttcaaGGTTAAATCATTTAGTTTTTGTTTTAGTGATTTCTTACTTCTCAACTAGTTGAAGCACCAAATTGATTTATGATTTGTCTGGATTGTCTCTATCCATTCAGtccaaggtgttctgtaacggtaacggtggtcgtaacgcccaccaccgttacctttacaatacgggccataacggttgttacggccccgtaacggtcgttacggtctctcttttttatttttttatttattgaaaaaactcctgaaaaacctgtatcttccccataatgttgattaaaaagtatgaaaaacatcTATGTGtctcgtaatagaccattacggggctattatggcctttataggggatgtaacgtgccgttaacggcaattacgggtcaATTTttgccataatggctgttacagccgttacgaccccataatgtgtaacggttgccaccattacctttacgtaatggcctttacggcacaccatgccaTTCACCCAAATTGACCAAATCCTTCCACTCTCAGTAGCCACTATCCCCATTCCATAAATCCCGTGTAAGCCGAAGAGATGGACCAactgatctcaaccattgaatgtCCCATTAAGCATGATAAAAATATATTAATGGGACATTCAAAACGTAAATTCAACGGTTGAAACTGATTGGTAGACCTTTTGAAAACATTCAAACGTGCCGGCCAGCCATAAAacacttgatggacggtccaacCATCAAGATCAGTCCATAATTTGCATCTTGAGTAAATGAGTGGATCCCATATTGGAGTATGTGAGCTTTAAACGCATCCTAATGCATATGCCAAACCACAGTTGTTTGTTAGTCAGCAATGTAACCTCACAAGTTGAGCCGAAGTGCACAATATTAGGACCATCCCACCACAGCCTCAAGGATTAGCCAAAGCTAGTACACGATCAAGTCGATATGATCCGGACATGATGGGCCTTGTGAATTTAAGACTTGATGCCATCCTCCAATGCAGGTGTTTAGTCAGGGTCAAGTACAAGAACTGCAAACATTGTGAACACTCATGCTCCCATGTGGGATAGGGCAAAGGTACAAGATGCTTGATGGTGAAGACCGTCCATCCAACTCGTGGTTTGTTCCTGTCAAATAGGATGACCAAAAAACATGATCACGGGCAGCCCAATCTCGCTTACAATGGTCACGGAAGTTTACGGTACTCAAGAACCATGTTCAATCTCCTCTACCACCCTAAAAAATCTCCTAACACTGACAAAGATTCAGCAGCCCAAGCCATGAGTGGGATGTTGAAGATCACACTCAATGGCCTTGATTGTATGATTTGTGTCCCCACTCTGTTTGACCAGCTACATCTGCTGCCAATGAGAATTACTGCCATCTCTTCCATGCTTGATAATCGAATACATACTTTTTGGTATCCCAGCCTCGTCACTCTGGGAAGCTGGATCTTTCATGCCTTTGAAAGCTGGTTCTCAACCACTTCGGGATGGACATCTTCATGAGTCAGGAAGCCTGGAAAATTTGGCCCCAACATCCTTTTGCTCTTTTTGCAATTAATTGATCCCACCCTAACACACCTTTTTGAGCACCATGGCAGTATAGAGCTGAGAGTTCTTCACCATGTTCCATAAGTCTGCGTCCATAGCCTTTGAGCTGCCCTGCTGCTCTATGCTGACTGACTGCCCACTCTTCGATGGCCTGCTAGGGTTATTGCTTCAGCCCCACCAGCAAGGCCTTTCTTCTTCTCAACGTAATAGTCATTTTCTCATGTTAGTGAAATGATGACAATAGTatctgagaaaaagaaaaaaagaaagggcaaAAGCATCTATAAAGGTTTCCTAAGTGATTATTTGGATTTTTCGTGTTTAGATTGTCttaattattttgatttttcttgtttagattttatcttcttaattatttatttttcatctgctTTTAAACCTAGTTGATGGCATCACAATGTTTTTgctccatttctctcttttcccccACAAGAATATTGGTTTTCCTCTCCAGTTCTTTACTTGTTAGAAACATCTGTTGTGTCTAGTTGACAGCTTGTTACACTCATTTTGGGGGATGTTGATGCTGTCATCCTATTATCTTCGGAGTACTTCAACTGCTAATAGGTTTCTTAGAAAAACTTCCACACTATTGAAGTACTTGGCAAGGTGTTTTGGACATATTCTgttgcatttttttaaataaagggATACGATTTGCTTCTGGTGAAAGTTATCTTATGGGCAGATCTCATTTCTTGGGATGTGAATGTTCATTCTAATATTCTGGAAATTGACCCAGGAAGTGATTGTTGGCAAATGCAACGTTATCTGCACATCAAAGGACACGAGAAATCCACAACCTTCAGACGATGAATTGAGAATGGCTGATTACATTTTCTATCGTACATTTAACGTTggaaattatacaatatcagaaagaATAGAGGATTCAATAGCTGGAATTGAAGGCATGTGTTTTTCTTTTGCGAGTCCACCCGACCACTCCATTTTTTAAATGGGCTTTTAATTTCTAGCACAATTTTCGAAAATTTTGTGTGCACATGCTGACTCAATATGTTGCAGTTAGGTATTTTTTTAATAGGAAAGTGCGGCAAAGTCCAAGTGGGGTTCCCAAACACACTAATTTGAAggatgatgaagggaaaattaatAGTAGCAGCGAAACTTCACATTTGCTGTCCAACTTGCGAAAATCACAGGAAACCTTAGTGAAAGATAAGAAGCTTGGTTGTCCAACAAGTTCAGTCTCCAAAGGTGATTTCCGAAAAGAAAAATGGGCCTTTTGGAGGAATTGAGTTCTAACCAAGCAATAAGTTGATGACAACATTCTTTTTGGTGCAGGTGGTAGAGTGGAACCTTTTTCAGATGAGCAGACCAAATCAAGACGAAGTATCAGTTTTGATGAGGATGAGGCTAAGTCTGGTAAAGTTAATGAAAGTCGGGTTGGAAATGAAGAGAATCCAAAATCTGCTGAAAGTAAACCTGGTTCAGTTTTATTTGGGAATATGCCTTCTGAGAAAGTTCACCCGGTTGGAAATGCACAGAGTCTGAAATCTGCTGAAAGTTCACCTGGTTCAGTTTTATTTGGGAATATGCCTTCCAAGAAATGGAAGATCAATGACTCTTTAGCTAAATCCTCTGAGGAATTAGCACTTCGCAAGGGCAAGACTGCCATTTGCTTACAGAGGGTGTCTGAGACTCATGTCCGTGATCCTGAAGACAAAACAAAAGCGATGATTGTCAAAGATTCTATTAGGCAAGACCAATCTTTTAAGAAGGTGAAGACGGATGAGAAGGTGGTTAAGCCTTCTGAGGGGACACTGCACAAAGGTGCTCCTGCACTTGCAGTGAAGGGCATTGTAACTGATGCTCAGAGGTCATTAGTAACCAGAAGGTCGGATGTGGTATGTTGTATGCAACCTTTAGGATTTGTTTACAATGAAGAGAGGATGCATTTTCAGTCTCAAATTATGTTTTGTGCtaatcctttctttcttttcggtttttcttgtcttttttttttctactacACAGGATAGAAGCAAGTGGTTCAGGAATCTTGTGAGTAGCAATTCCTTATACTTTCTGTGGCTTGTTTTTACCTTTTGTGCATGGGCAACTTCAATGTTTAATAATCTTTAACTTCTCTTCACTGCACGTAATGGTTTGGCCAGTGTCTCAGAGTTGTCAATTATGAACTTTTATCTAGGTTTTGTACCCAGTCGGTTTGGTTCAATATGATGCGGCAGAAGTATACATTTTCTTTGTTTCACTGATTCTAAGcaaatttcattttttggcttggtTTTGAGCTTCTACGGTTGCATCTCATGGATCTGAAAAGTGATAATATATTTGGAACAAATTGGTTCACACATGCTTTAATTTCAATATAGCAAGGGCTACGAGGATTTTTGTGTGAAGCTATGGCCATGTTatttaaagaatatatatatatatagagagagagagagagagagagagagagagagagagagagagagagagagagagagagagagagagagagagagagagagagagagagagagagagagagagagagagagagagagagagagagagagagagag
This region of Magnolia sinica isolate HGM2019 chromosome 1, MsV1, whole genome shotgun sequence genomic DNA includes:
- the LOC131255634 gene encoding protein ANTI-SILENCING 1-like isoform X1 codes for the protein MSHSKEADRGENYNFRWGKKRGVYGKNFQTYESFTFDGMEYSLYDCVYLHTEDEPEPYIGKIIKIWEKPNHRRRIKVVWFFRPIELVNWFEDVPLKNEIFLACGEGIGVSNVNPLEVIVGKCNVICTSKDTRNPQPSDDELRMADYIFYRTFNVGNYTISERIEDSIAGIEGMYFFNRKVRQSPSGVPKHTNLKDDEGKINSSSETSHLLSNLRKSQETLVKDKKLGCPTSSVSKGGRVEPFSDEQTKSRRSISFDEDEAKSGKVNESRVGNEENPKSAESKPGSVLFGNMPSEKVHPVGNAQSLKSAESSPGSVLFGNMPSKKWKINDSLAKSSEELALRKGKTAICLQRVSETHVRDPEDKTKAMIVKDSIRQDQSFKKVKTDEKVVKPSEGTLHKGAPALAVKGIVTDAQRSLVTRRSDVDRSKWFRNLPWEDRMKTADEQGTLVILENLDPDYTSTEIQDIIRQGFREECYSKVIPRTAFSSPHSGKAIVIFKSREAAETALRKLERECLMLPNGRPLVGSRGTPRVPGKLQTFPGHLSIDKVKLRMLPREMQKAVSTSHCSQPNTIEYEMAMGWKLMQTRSEMWWKELYKQQGVELEELKMQLKTK
- the LOC131255634 gene encoding protein ANTI-SILENCING 1-like isoform X2; its protein translation is MSHSKEADRGENYNFRWGKKRGVYGKNFQTYESFTFDGMEYSLYDCVYLHTEDEPEPYIGKIIKIWEKPNHRRRIKVVWFFRPIELVNWFEDVPLKNEIFLACGEGIGVSNVNPLEVIVGKCNVICTSKDTRNPQPSDDELRMADYIFYRTFNVGNYTISERIEDSIAGIEGMYFFNRKVRQSPSGVPKHTNLKDDEGKINSSSETSHLLSNLRKSQETLVKDKKLGCPTSSVSKGGRVEPFSDEQTKSRRSISFDEDEAKSGKVNESRVGNEENPKSAESKPGSVLFGNMPSEKVHPVGNAQSLKSAESSPGSVLFGNMPSKKWKINDSLAKSSEELALRKGKTAICLQRVSETHVRDPEDKTKAMIVKDSIRQDQSFKKVKTDEKVVKPSEGTLHKGAPALAVKGIVTDAQRSLVTRRSDVDRSKWFRNLDIIRQGFREECYSKVIPRTAFSSPHSGKAIVIFKSREAAETALRKLERECLMLPNGRPLVGSRGTPRVPGKLQTFPGHLSIDKVKLRMLPREMQKAVSTSHCSQPNTIEYEMAMGWKLMQTRSEMWWKELYKQQGVELEELKMQLKTK